The sequence GCTAAGCAGCCGGAGACTGAAACAGCACAGAAGTTGAGCAGTTTGTTTGAAATGGCGGTTTGGTGTTGAAGACCGTTGGTGATGACGTAGGCATGGATTTTTTTTAGCCTTATGAGGCTGTTGCATCCTTGCAAGAGGGCAAGGATGGCTTTGGCTTTTGATGCTTGGAAAACGTCGTTTGGTAAAGGCTGTGATGGTAGCTTGGCATGGAACATTGTCAATTGACTcagttttgggtttgggtgtGTGTTTAATGTTTTAAGAACAGTCAAgctttttgttgtattttgtattttttttttatcagagcttttaattttttgagcTCGTATGCTTATCAGAGCCTCTGTGGTTAACAAGCGTGTGAGACTGAGAGAGTGAAGATCCTTGGTTACAGTACGTGTTTACGGCTTGATAAACCGATTTGAGCATTCGACGTCTATTTGATGTTGCGTTTCAAcgaaaaatatgaagaaaatagCCTACTTTAATGGCTTTCCGGCCATACTTGACTGGTAACCAGCAGCTACCACTTAAAAAGACAGTTCTAATTACAAGGAcattccaaatttgtcattaaCTTGTTATCCAGGAAGCAAAGCCATATAACAATACTTCAAGTAGAGTAGACTGAGGCATacattttcctttcatttgaaaattgaatttaaaCAGCAAGTAGTTTGAATAGAAGCATATGCCCAAAATTTCACATCAAACATGCTCCAGAAATCAACCTAAAGTCTTGCAATCCTAACATAAGAAACCGGAACTGTGCTAATCCATCGCAAGTCAGTTCAACTGATCAAAATGCAATTTGCTCAACTCGTCTGGTTTGAAGTTAAAATGCAAATTTGactatttcttctttctacCACCACCGGCTTTTGGCTTTTTGTTAGCAGGTTCTTTGGCAGTGTTCTGTGGTGTTTCCTGTCACAAGGATAAACGGaatattagaaaaacaaaactataaaTGCTCAGATGGAATAGTTTCTTGCTACACAGTTTAAGATGAAAGCTTTACAGTTCTCAACCTCAACCAACACACCACCTTTTCTAATAGTCTACGGGTTTTTGTTGGGCGTGTCAAGTGCATTTGTGACAAAAGAACCATCTAAGGCAAAGCAAAACTGAAATATTCAATGTAGAAGCTTTGTTTTCATAAAGTTAGGCATTTTTAGTTGTGGAAAAACTTGACAGCAACAATTCATTTTCCTATGATACTGATGATATGATATAAATTAAAGGAGATAGGCATGAGCATAGATTGTCTCTGAAGCTTCACCAAGGTTTTCAGCTTCATGCGCCAAAACAGACACCTCTGGTTAATGGCGTGGAGTGCTTCAAGCCTAAACCAAGAATTGTCAGTCTTATACTGCCACTGACAGTAGGCCTGAATGAATTACAATCTTGCAGACAGAACATCTTATGCTTGATTGCTGGTTTGGAAGATTTAAGCACACATTTGGTTTCCTGTCATTCAATGTAGCAAGAAATTACAACAACCTGTTGGgtccctttttttcctttcatgaGTTAGGGAGGAAAAGGCAATCTGACAGAAATAGGTATCAAATTGAAGAGAGGGAATGTGCAATGCGCAAAGGGGGTTTAAAGATTCAAACCAACAAGCAGTGATCAGATGGACATcacaaaatttattaaaacttTCAACACATGCAAATTGCTTGCAGCCTCACAAGATCCCCATTTCAGCAATTCAATAAAATGTGCCAGGGAAGACCAATTGTAAGTACATAGTAATGATGAGTAAGACCAAGAAAGAACTCTTAAGGatcaaataaaacacaaagaaaagtACACTATAGAAAAATGAGAACCAATTAATGCAGGCCAAGATATAATAAAGAAGAATTAACAATCTATAGCATCTTGATGCAGCCAGAACTAGAAGTCACATCTTGCACATAATACAAAACCAGTGTAAGAACGCAGAAGAGTGTTTTCTACCTCTAATCCCGAATATAGACACAGTGAGAAGAAAGATTGAAGGCTAAAATGCTTAATAGAACCATACCTTCCGTTTAATGGGTACAGATGGGTTAGCAGTTGGTTTGAAAAAGGATTCTAGTCTGTAAATGATAACATGAACAATGCATTAAAGCCCAATAAAGAAAGGAATTCATGAATTCATATCTATTCATCCTAGAATCACTTACCTGCCCTGTGACGATTTGTTCTTGGctgctttaattttttctattGCCTAATCAACAGAGAATAAAGCTTAGAAGATACTGAAATAGAAGCAACCTGATTTTAGGGAAAGCCTGTAATCTTGATAAGTAGGAGCACACCTTTGTCACTCTGTCACTGTTGAATCCATTTTCATTCACCAGAAAGGAAATCAGTCCCTGTAAAATTGAGAAGTCAATTTAAGTACTTTGACATGAAAGAGTCGAAACAGGGATGATGCATATGATATAAcaattttcaactttgaaCGTATTTACTTCTTCATCTGGAGCAATCCATTTAATCTCAAGTTGCTCTTCATCACTTAAAGCAACTGGTTCCTTAAAAAGCCTCCGAGCCTCTTGATATGGCCAATCCTCTGGTATTTGGTACCTGAagataggaaaaaaaagaagttataGAATTACTTTCACAAAGTTCCTAATAGTGCAAAATCATATTAATGAATTGAGTCTATTTAAGCTGAAAACCCTAAAGAGAAACCTCTCTTTGTTTATGTTCTCCAGTATATTCTCTATGGAGCCATGTTGACGGATGAGCTTCAAAGCTGTCTGTCCTCCAATCCCTGTAGGACAAATTCATAAGGATACTACAATTTCAAGCCAACTACAAAAACGAGTATCATATATCACAGAAAATGAGGTCACAAACTGAATTTAAAAATCCAACTTACCTCGGATACTGTCACAATAATCGCAGCCGGAAAGAATGCACAAGTCAATGAATTGATCCATAGTTAGATTTAGCTCCTCCAAAACCTGAAACAAGATCATCCTTAGAACAGTGAATTAAATATTAGGCCCTTGACAGTCTTCAAAGTTGTAAGAACCTTGGCAACTTCGAATTCCATGACTGGGATTTTTCTTGAGCTAGGATCCATTAAATGACGAAGAAACCTAGGAGCTCCAAATGTTAGGGAATCCATGTCTTCAGAGGCCACAGCATAAACCTATAATACATAAAAGGTTAATTGTTAGTGCATATCGCTAATAACATATTCGGGCcatggaaaaaaattattcctattagttcaaaaaaatttgatggcATAAGTCCCTCTTGGAATGAAGCCTTTCTGCAAAAATAGGATCCGCCCAAATTCTGTAGAAATATAAGAAATGAaactctaaaataaatttcgtTCTTGTAAGATTCCTTAAAAACTAATAACAAGCTGATCACTTGCCTTTCCTGATTTGCAAAGTGCAGCACACTGTGCTTCTGCTTCTGAGGGAGCCTGTGAAAATCAAAGCGTTATTTACTACAAACATTAAACTCTGTTTTTGCACTGAAATTCACATCTACAACAGCttacttaaaatatataaagtcCCACCTCAATTACAGGCACACCCATGAGCCTTAGAAGTCTTTTGCAGTCGTCATTGTGCTGCTTTGTCACCTGTCAAGCCAAGTGGCACATGACCTCAAACTTTCTATTTCTCATGTAACATATATTAAGTGCCGTGACGGTAATTATGATAGCGGATAGTATGAAAGAACACAGGTAATAAACCCACCTTTACTGTCCGTTTACTATACTTCTCAATGTCTTCCTTATTGCCAACctgcaagcaatcaaggaCAAGAAAAAAGCAGGCGTGAAATGCAATTTACAGTTTCTTAAAATTACCAATCAAAAGATCAGAAACAAGATACACATACCTCCACTGC comes from Prunus dulcis chromosome 6, ALMONDv2, whole genome shotgun sequence and encodes:
- the LOC117631047 gene encoding flap endonuclease 1 isoform X2, producing the protein MGIKGLTKLLADNAPKAMKEQKFESYFGRKIAIDASMSIYQFLIVVGRSGTEMLTNEAGEVTSHLQGMFSRTIRLLEAGIKPLYVFDGKPPDLKKQELAKRYSKRADATEDLAAAVEVGNKEDIEKYSKRTVKVTKQHNDDCKRLLRLMGVPVIEAPSEAEAQCAALCKSGKVYAVASEDMDSLTFGAPRFLRHLMDPSSRKIPVMEFEVAKVLEELNLTMDQFIDLCILSGCDYCDSIRGIGGQTALKLIRQHGSIENILENINKERYQIPEDWPYQEARRLFKEPVALSDEEQLEIKWIAPDEEGLISFLVNENGFNSDRVTKAIEKIKAAKNKSSQGRLESFFKPTANPSVPIKRKETPQNTAKEPANKKPKAGGGRKKK
- the LOC117631047 gene encoding flap endonuclease 1 isoform X1; translation: MGIKGLTKLLADNAPKAMKEQKFESYFGRKIAIDASMSIYQFLIVVGRSGTEMLTNEAGEVTSHLQGMFSRTIRLLEAGIKPLYVFDGKPPDLKKQELAKRYSKRADATEDLAAAVEVGNKEDIEKYSKRTVKVTKQHNDDCKRLLRLMGVPVIEAPSEAEAQCAALCKSGKVYAVASEDMDSLTFGAPRFLRHLMDPSSRKIPVMEFEVAKVLEELNLTMDQFIDLCILSGCDYCDSIRGIGGQTALKLIRQHGSIENILENINKERYQIPEDWPYQEARRLFKEPVALSDEEQLEIKWIAPDEEGLISFLVNENGFNSDRVTKAIEKIKAAKNKSSQGRLESFFKPTANPSVPIKRKETKCVLKSSKPAIKHKMFCLQDCNSFRPTVSGSIRLTILGLGLKHSTPLTRGVCFGA